The Candidatus Edwardsbacteria bacterium RifOxyA12_full_54_48 region CATAGAGATGCCCATCACCCAGCAGATGTATAGGGTGCTGTTCGAGGATAAGGATCCAGCCGAGGCCTTAAAAGATCTGATGGGGCGGGATGCCAAGGCGGAACTATGGTGAGATACTGGCAGGTGACCCAAAGATACGGCTGCGATGTGCTGGAATTAAATTTCCTCAACGAATTCGGAATCAATCACGGCCTGGTGATCAAAACCCAAGGGCGGGATATTGACCAGGCCGGGGTCTACCGCTCCCTGTCGGCCCGGCGCAAAACGGTGGTCACCAGCCAGGTCCACGGCTGCGACATCTGCCGGGTGGACTCCAGGTTCGATAAATTCTATCCCGACCGGATCAAGGCCGACGGCCTGATGACCGACCGCAGCGATGTGGTGCTTACCATTCACACCGCCGACTGCCTGCCGGTATACCTGGCATCTTCGGACAGACGCTGCCTGGCCCTGGTGCATGCCGGGTGGAGGGGAACGGCCGCTAACTTTGCCGCCAAAGCGGTTGATGTTTTCTGCGACGAGTATGGACTTAGCCCCAGGGAACTGGTGGCCGCCATCGGCCCCGGCATCGAAGCCGGTTGCTACCAGGTGGGCTGCGATGTGGCCGGAAGATTCCCTCCGGAACATGCCAGCCCCGAGAATAACGGCAAATGGCTGTTGGATCTGCGAAGCGCCAACCGCGACCAATTGTTATCGTCCGGGATGAAACCCTGCAATATCTACGTCAGCGATTTTTGCACCAAGTGCCACCCCGATATGTTCCATTCCTACCGCCGGGAGGGAAAATTAAAAGGTAAGATGATCGCCTTTATGGAGGCCCCAGATGATTGAGCCGGTAGCCCAAAAAAACAAAGAAAAAACAAAGGCCTTAAAACGGTTGCCGGGCACCAAGGTTTATCACAATATCCGTGAGGTGGGCGAAATGACATCCCTGAAGCCCTATGTCCTGAGGTTCTGGGAGAGCGAATTCCCCCAGCTCCGGCCCCGCTTGAGCCGGGGCGGGAGGCGCCAGTATCAGCTGGACGACATCAAAATGGTGCTGATGATCAAGAAGCTGCTTTATGAGGACGGCTTCACCATCGCCGGGGCCAGGACCAGGCTGGCCGAGATCCGGGAGCAGGACCCCGACCAGATGGAGATCCCGTTCAACCAGTTCCGGGAGAGGTCCCAGCTGGGGCAGATAATTGAGGATTTGAGGGTAATGTTAAAATCGCTCTAGCCGGTTCATTTTCTGCTTGCTTTAGGAATGTTTTTACCGTATAATTAACCGGTTGTCGGGGTGTAGCGCAGTCCGGTTAGCGCACTTGACTGGGGGTCAAGGGGCCGGTGGTTCGAATCCACTCACCCCGACCATTTTGATGGATCAGGGCTAAAATTGCGATGATGGCAAAAATCTTAGGTAACTAAGGCTTTTGCCATTTTTACCAGCAGTCATAATAACAGGAGAAGGATGGCTTTTACCGAGTCGGAATTCCTATCCAATCTATGGAAAAAACTCAACAAGGTGCTGATCGGCGGGCCTAAAAATGTGGAGGATCCCCGCATCTTCCACAAGATATCCCTGGTGGCCCTGCTGGCCTGGATCGGGCTGGGGGCCGACGGCCTGTCCTCATCGTCCTACGGACCGGAGGAGGCCTTCCGGGCCCTGGGCAGCCACACCTACCTGGCTATTTTTCTGGCCCTGGCCACGGCCCTGACCGTTTTCATAATCTCCTATTCATATTCCAAGATCATCGAACACTTCCCCCACGGCGGCGGCGGATATATAGTGACCACCAGTACCCTGGGCAGTAGGGTGGGGGTGGTCTCCGGAAGCGCCCTGCTGGTGGATTACGTCCTGACCATAACCGTCTCCATCGCCGCCTGCAGTGCCGCCCTGTTCAGCTTTCTGCCGATGTCTTACCATGTTTACAAGATCCCGTTCTGCGTGGTGCTGATCCTGGCCCTGGTGATCCTGAACCTGCGGGGCGTCAAGGAATCGGTGATCATGCTGGCCCCGATATTCGGGGTGTTCTTGATCACCCACCTGGTGATGATCGGCTACGGCATCTCCAGCCATCTGTTTGATTTCGGCCCCATTGTCAGCAACCTGTCCGCCAATGTCCAGGCCGATATGAAGGCCATGGGGTTGATGGGGATCATGGCGATATTCGTCCGGGCCTATTCCCTAGGGGCCGGAACCTATACCGGCATCGAGGCGGTGTCCAACGGACTGCTGGTGATGCGCGAGCCCAGGGTCCAGACTGGAAAAAGAACCATGTTCCTGATGGCCACTTCGCTGGCCTTTGTGGCCGGCGGGCTGTTCCTGTGCTACATGTTGCTGAATGTTCATCCGGTGCCGGGGCGCACCCTCAATGCCGTGGTGGCCGGCATGCTCTTCGGGCACTGGCCCCTGGGCAACCTTCTGGCGCTGGTGACCATACTTTCCGAGGGAGCGCTGCTGTTCGTGGCCGCCCAGACCGGCTTCATCGACGGCCCCCGGGTGATGTCCAGCATGGCGGTGGATTCCTGGCTCCCCCACCGCTTTGCCTCGCTTTCGGAGCGGCTGACCATGAACAACGGGGTCATCATGATGGGAACGGCCTCTCTGGGTCTGCTCTTTTACACCGGCGGAGACATTTCGGTGCTGGTTATAATGTATTCCATCAATGTCTTTCTGGACTTCTCGCTATCCCAATTAGGGATGACCCGTTATATGATAGTTAACCGCCGCCACATGCCGCACTGGAAGCGCCAGGCGGCTGTCTTTGCCACCGGTTTGATACTGTGCCTGACCATATTGATAATTGCCGTGTACGAAAAATTTGCCGAGGGCGGCTGGATCACCTTGGTGATCACTTTTGTGATAGTGGTGGCCTGCTACCGCATCCGTAATCATTACGACACCGTCCGCCGGGGGGTGCGCAAGCTGGACGAGCTGCTGCTGGAGATCCCCACCGAAGGCACGCCCAATATGGATCCGCCAGATAAGAAAAAAACCACCGCTGTCATTCTGGTTGACGGTTACAACGGTTATGGAGTTCACCTTCTTTTGAACACCATCAGGAATTTCCCCCGGTTCTATCATAATTATATTTTTGCTTCGGCGGCGATAGTCGATACCGGTTCCTTCAAGGGGGCCGAGGCGATCGATGCCCTCAGGGAATCCACCGAGGAATCTTTGAGGAAATATGTCGACCTGGCCCGGCGGTTCGGGCTGCCCTCCGATTACCGGATGGAGGTGGGCACCGAAGCCGTGGAGACGGCCAGCCTGCTCTGCCAGCAGCTGGCCAGTGAGTATTACCGGACCACGGTTTTCACCGGGAAGCTGATCTTCCACAAGGAGAGCCTTTTCCAGCGGGTGTTGCACAACGAGACGGCCTACGCCATCCAGCGCCGGCTACAGTGGGAGGGGATCACCACCGTGGTGCTGCCCATCAGGACATCGCTCTGAGTGAGGTCACTGGGAAAATAATAACAATATCCAGAGTGCAATATCGTAATTGAAGGAGATATCTATGGATCCCAGAGTTAAAAGGCACGCCGAGGTGCTGATGAGATATTCGCTGGCCCTGAAGAAAGGCGACAAGCTGATCATCCAGGGCGAGCATTTCACCCTGCCCCTGATCAAGGAATGCTATCGCCTGGCGCTGGAGCTGGGGGCCCATCCCCAGGTCAAGATATTAAATTCCGAATTATCGGAGATCATGATGAAGCAGGGCAGCGACCAGCAGCTGACCTTCATCCACGAAAGCGACAAAGTGGCCATCAAGACCGCCGACGCCCTGCTGACCCTGATGGGCAGCGTCAACACCAGGATGATGAGCAACGTCGATCCCGACCGGCTCAAGGTCGCCAGCCAGGGCAACGCCGAGATATTCAAGCTATTCTTCGAGCGGATGGCCCAGAACGAGCTGCGGTGGTGCGGGACCATGTTCCCGGGCCAGTCCAATGCCCAGGAGGCCAGCATGTCCTTGTCCGAATATGAGGACTTTGTCTATAACTCCTGTTATTTGAACCTGGACGACCCGGTGGCCAAATGGCGGGAGATCGAGCGGGAACAGAAAAAGATCTGCGATCACCTGGACGCCAAAAAGGAACTGCAGATAATATCCCAGGACACCGACCTGAAGATGACCATCGCCGGGCGCAAGTGGGTCAACTGCTGCGGGCAGGTCAATTTTCCGGACGGCGAGGTGTTCACCGGGCCGGTGGAGGATTCGGTCAACGGGCATATCCGGTTCAGCTTTCCGGGCATCTATTCCGGCCGGGAGGTGGAGAACATCCAATTGACCTTCCAGAACGGCAAGGTGGTCAAGGCCACGGCCGACAAGGGAGAGGAGCTGCTGAACAAACTGCTGGATACCGATGCCGGCGCCCGTTTGGTGGGCGAGATCGCAGTGGGCACCAATTACAACATCACCAAATTCACCAGGAACATGCTGTTCGACGAGAAGATCGGCGGCACGGTCCACCTGGCCATCGGACGCTCCATCCCGGAATCGCTGGGCGTCAACCAGTCGGCCATTCACTGGGACATGCTGTGTGACATGAAGCTGGGCGGCAAGATACTGGCCGACGGCCAGATCATCTATCAGGACGGAAAATTCACAATTTAGAGCCGGCAATTTATTGAAAAAGCACATCTTTTTGATGTGCTTTTTTCTTTGAAATACAATAGACAAACCGGCAGGAATAAGTTATAATAAAATGTTATGAAAGTGTCTGTAATAATACCGGCTTACAACGCAGGAGACACCCTGGGAGATCTGCTGGCCGAGGCCGTTGAATGGGTGGATTTATGCGATGTCATGGTGGTCAATGACGGCTCGGATGACGCTACTGCTGCCATTATAGAAAGATCCCCGGTCATAAGCCTGGCCCATGTCGCCAACTGCGGAAAGGGCAGGGCACTGAGGACCGGGTTTGCCCATGCCCTGTCTTTGGGCTATGATGCGGTGATAACCCTGGATGCCGACGGCCAGCATGATCCCAGGTATATTCCGTCGATGATTGAAATTATGGATGCTGGACATTGGGACATTATTGTTGGTTCCCGCAGGAATGAGTTTGGAAGAATGTCATTTGCCCGTTACTTAAGCAACAACATCACCACGGTGGTGGTGTCGCTTTTGGCAGGTCATAAGATCGAGGACAGCCAGTGCGGCTATCGGCTTATCCGGCGGGAGGTGCTGGAAGCAATTGTTCTGGAAACTGACGGCTATCAGATGGAGTCCGAACTGCTGGTCAAGGCCGGGCGGAGGGGATTCACTATCGGGCAAGTTCCGATAGATATCAGAAGCTCTGCCACCAGCCATATAAGGCATCTGAGCGATACCTGGAAATTTGTGGTCATGGCAATAAAGTTACTTTGAACTTGATTTTAAATAGATGGATAAGTGCTCTGTCATTCCCGCGCAGGCGGGAATCCATGAAAAGACTGGATTCCTGCTCCCCGCCTCCGCGAGGACAAGCTTCGCAGGAATGGCGATTAATGATAATGTAATAAAACTATCAATGAAAATAAATAAATTCACCCTGATGAAGAAGAAACCCTTGATCCTGATCACCAACGATGACGGCATTGACGCCGCGGGCATCAAAGCTTTGCGCCTGAGCTTAAACAAGATAGCCCGGACCGTGGTGTTCGCCCCCCTGTCCGAGAAGAGCGGGGCCAGCCATTCCTTCTCCCTGCGCAAGCCGCTGGAGGTGGTGTGGCGCAACCGGACCACCGTGGCGGTGGATGGCACCCCCACCGACTGCGTGATGCTGGCCATTCGCGGACTGCTGAAGGAGAGGCCCGATCTGGTGGTGTCCGGCATCAACCACGGCCCCAACCTGGGCGACGATGTCACCTACTCCGGCACGGTGGCCGGGGCCACCGAGGGCACCCTGCTGGGCATCCCGTCCATCGCCGTGTCCTGCACCTCATGGAACGGCTGTAATTTCCAGGCGGCCGCCCATTATGCCCGCCGGGTGGCGGCCACCGCCCTCAAGCATGGCCTGCCCAAGAACACCCTGCTCAACGTCAACGTGCCCAGCCTGCCGATCTCCAGGATCAAAGGGGTCAAGATCACCAAGCTGGGCAAGCGGATCTACCGCGACGTGATAGTGGAGCAGAAGCACCCCGACGGCCGGCAGTATTTCATGATCGACGGGGCCGACCCCGACTGGGAGCGCCAGCCCAGGACGGATTTCGAGGCCATCGAGCAGAACTACGTCTCCATCACGCCGTTCCACCTGGACTGGACCAATCACCGGGCATTGGCCAATCTTAAAAAGTGGGAAACGATTCTGGCCAAAGATCGTCCGGGAAGATAATGTTAGCGGCAGTCAGTAATTTCGCCAGCGAAACTTTTTCCGCCCTGCGGGTGCGCAATTACCGCCTGTACTTCATAGGGCAGGGGATCTCCTTGAGCGGCACCTGGATGTCTACCATCGGCCAGGCCTGGCTGGTGCTCAAGCTGACCGAATCCGGCACCGCCCTGGGCCTGGTATCGGCCTTTCAGTACCTGCCGGTGCTGCTGCTGGGCCCGCTGGGCGGGGTGGTGACCGACCGGTTCCCCAAACGGAAGCTGCTCTATTTCACCCAGGGTGCTTTCTGCCTGCTGGATCTGATACTGGCGATACTGGTGGTCACCGGCAAGGTCCAGTTATGGATGGTCTACAGCCTGGCCCTGTGTTTCGGGCTGCTGGTGGCCGTAGACAATCCCACCCGCCAGTCATTTGTGCACGAGATGGTAGGCAGCAAATTCCTCCGAAACGCGGTCACCCTGAACTCCATGGAGATCAACCTGGCCCGGGTGATAGGTCCGGCCCTGGCCGGGGTGCTGATCGCCAGCGTTGGGATGGCTTCCTGTTTCTTCATAAATTCGTTTTCCTTTCTGGCGGTGCTGATCTGCCTGTTCCTGATGCGGAGCAAAGACCTTCATCCCATCCCGCCCATCCGGCAGTTCAAGGGGCAGTTGAGCCGGGGGTTCGCCTACATGTGGAAGACCCCGGTGATCCGGGAGGTCCTGATCATGATGGCCATCGTGGGCACCCTGACCTATGAGTTCCAGGTAAGCCTGCCGCTGATAGCCAAATATACCTTTCACGGCAATGCCCGGACCCTGGCCCTGTTGACCTCCGCCACCGGAATAGGATCGGTGCTGGGGGGTCTGTTCACCGCCAGCCGGGGGAAGGCCGGGACCTTTTGGGTGGCCTGGGCCAGCCTGGGCTTCGGCACAGCCATCCTGGCGGTTTCTGTTTTGCCCACTTTGGCTTTAGCCGCGACGGCCATGGTGATCGTCGGGATCTTTTCCATTGCCTTCAATTCGCTGGGCAACACCACCCTGCAGTTGGAATGCACCCCTGAAATGCGGGGCCGGGTGATGTCCCTGTGGGCGGTGACCTTCATCGGCTCCAATGCCATAGGCGGCCCGGTCATCGGCTGGGTGGGGGAACACGCCGATCCCAGGTGGAGCCTGGCCTTAGGCGGGATCGCGGCAATAGTTGCCGGGGTTTACGGGTTGATATCATCCAAAAAGGCCTATTCCAAAATAGATCTGGCTGTCGAGACGGCTTAATAAATTCACCACCACAACAGCCAAGGTTCGAAACGATAGATAATGTTAGCCGCCCTAAATAATTTTACCAAGGCCACCTTTTCGTCCCTGCAGGTGCGCAACTATCGCCTTTATTTCATCGGGCAGGGCATTTCGATGTGCGGCACTTGGATGCAGTCCATCGGCCAGGCCTGGCTGGTGCTAAAGATCACCGGATCAGGCACGGCCCTTGGCCTGGTGACGGCTTTTCAGTTTCTTCCGGTATTGCTGCTGGGGCCGATGGGCGGGGTGGTGACCGACCGGTTTCCCAAAAGAAAACTGTTATATTTTACCCAGACCGCTTTCAGCCTTCTGGCCCTTACCCTGGGGATCCTGGTGGCGGTGAACCGGGTTCAATTGTGGATGGTCTATCTGCTGGCTCTGGGCTTCGGCCTGCTGGCCGCCATCGACAACCCCACCCGCCAGTCCTTTGTCCACGAGATGGTCGGCAGCCAGCTGTTGCGAAATGCGGTGACCCTTAACTCCACCGCCATCAACCTGGCCCGGGTGATAGGGCCGGCTTTGGCCGGAGCGCTTATTGCCGGCGTCGGACTGGCCTCCTGCTTCATCATAAATTCGGTCTCCTATCTGGCGGTTTTGATCTGCCTGCTTATGATGCGCGACAGTGAGCTTAACGCCGCTCCTCCGATACGGGCCATGAAAGGGCAGCTGCTCAAGGGGTTTGCCTACATGTGGAAGACCCCGGTGATCAGGGATATTTTGATAATGATGGCGATAGTCGGGACCCTGGCATATGAATTTCAGGTAAGCCTGCCGCTTCTGGCCAAATATACTTTTCACGGTACCGCCGCCAGTTTTGCCATGCTGACCTCGGCCATGGGAATGGGGGCGGTATTGGGCGGGCTTTTTTCAGCCAGCCGGGGAAGATCCCGCCCGGTGTGGGTGGCCTGGGCCAGCCTGGCCTTTGGGACAGCCATTTTGATCGTTTCCTTGTCTCCCGGTCTATCTTTTGCCGCTATTGCCCTGGTGGCGGTGGGAATATTTTCGATACTGTTCACCTCTCTGGGGAATACCACCCTGCAGCTGGAGTGCCAACCGGCCATGAGGGGGAGGGTGATGGCCATTTGGACCGTGGCCTTTATGGGGTCTACCCCCATAGGCGGTCCGATCATCGGCTGGGTGGGGGAACATGCCAGCCCCCGGTGGAGCCTGGTGGTGGGCGGACTGGCGGCCCTTTTGGCCGGGGCCTATGGATTGATGTCCATCAGGAAAAATTATTCCAAAATAAACCCGGCCGCCGGGACGGCCCAAGATGGTCAATAAGATGCGGGTCGGCAGAAGAAAAGACTTTTAATGATAAATTATTTTTACGGACAGTAGATGAATTACGAGCTTTCACGAAAACAGATGGTGGATCAGCAGATCATCCGCCGGGGGGTGAACGATCCCAGGGTGATCGCCGCCATGCAAAAGGTGCCCCGGCATCTGTTTGTGCAGGAAGCCCTGCAATACCGGGGTTACGACGACAATCCCCTGCCCATCGGCCAGGCCCAGACCATCTCCCAGCCGTATATCGTGGCCCTGATGAGCCAGAACCTGAACATCAAGGGCGGGGAGAAGGTGC contains the following coding sequences:
- a CDS encoding amino acid transporter, translated to MAFTESEFLSNLWKKLNKVLIGGPKNVEDPRIFHKISLVALLAWIGLGADGLSSSSYGPEEAFRALGSHTYLAIFLALATALTVFIISYSYSKIIEHFPHGGGGYIVTTSTLGSRVGVVSGSALLVDYVLTITVSIAACSAALFSFLPMSYHVYKIPFCVVLILALVILNLRGVKESVIMLAPIFGVFLITHLVMIGYGISSHLFDFGPIVSNLSANVQADMKAMGLMGIMAIFVRAYSLGAGTYTGIEAVSNGLLVMREPRVQTGKRTMFLMATSLAFVAGGLFLCYMLLNVHPVPGRTLNAVVAGMLFGHWPLGNLLALVTILSEGALLFVAAQTGFIDGPRVMSSMAVDSWLPHRFASLSERLTMNNGVIMMGTASLGLLFYTGGDISVLVIMYSINVFLDFSLSQLGMTRYMIVNRRHMPHWKRQAAVFATGLILCLTILIIAVYEKFAEGGWITLVITFVIVVACYRIRNHYDTVRRGVRKLDELLLEIPTEGTPNMDPPDKKKTTAVILVDGYNGYGVHLLLNTIRNFPRFYHNYIFASAAIVDTGSFKGAEAIDALRESTEESLRKYVDLARRFGLPSDYRMEVGTEAVETASLLCQQLASEYYRTTVFTGKLIFHKESLFQRVLHNETAYAIQRRLQWEGITTVVLPIRTSL
- a CDS encoding peptidase M29, whose amino-acid sequence is MDPRVKRHAEVLMRYSLALKKGDKLIIQGEHFTLPLIKECYRLALELGAHPQVKILNSELSEIMMKQGSDQQLTFIHESDKVAIKTADALLTLMGSVNTRMMSNVDPDRLKVASQGNAEIFKLFFERMAQNELRWCGTMFPGQSNAQEASMSLSEYEDFVYNSCYLNLDDPVAKWREIEREQKKICDHLDAKKELQIISQDTDLKMTIAGRKWVNCCGQVNFPDGEVFTGPVEDSVNGHIRFSFPGIYSGREVENIQLTFQNGKVVKATADKGEELLNKLLDTDAGARLVGEIAVGTNYNITKFTRNMLFDEKIGGTVHLAIGRSIPESLGVNQSAIHWDMLCDMKLGGKILADGQIIYQDGKFTI
- a CDS encoding 5'/3'-nucleotidase SurE, coding for MKKKPLILITNDDGIDAAGIKALRLSLNKIARTVVFAPLSEKSGASHSFSLRKPLEVVWRNRTTVAVDGTPTDCVMLAIRGLLKERPDLVVSGINHGPNLGDDVTYSGTVAGATEGTLLGIPSIAVSCTSWNGCNFQAAAHYARRVAATALKHGLPKNTLLNVNVPSLPISRIKGVKITKLGKRIYRDVIVEQKHPDGRQYFMIDGADPDWERQPRTDFEAIEQNYVSITPFHLDWTNHRALANLKKWETILAKDRPGR